A window of the Paenibacillus woosongensis genome harbors these coding sequences:
- a CDS encoding ABC transporter substrate-binding protein — MMKWKRLQIVAALLVCSLLLAACGGKGDNAGTTAGNTPAVSNSASEKVKLRVMWWGSQPRHEATLKALELYTEKNPHVTFEPEYSGMDGYLDKLSTQAAAHNEPDIIQMDPGWISDWTSRNQLEALDGKVNLADLTPSLLPIGQKDGQQYGVPLGSVAFGMIYDKAALEKMGVAAPQYGWTWDDFFALAEEVKPKLAKGQYFTLDYAGNYFMFSAYHYAKGKGTLITEDGKFNIDEATFLEWTKKFEQLRNDGLIPPADLNASDKEMDPTADLLVNGKVLFRYSFSNNYTTWDSMKEGAFDLISMPRAEEAGGWLKPSMFLSLSPNSKHKEEAAKFIDWFINDPEAGKILGTARGVPANAKIAESLIPNLSEGEKVGMQLIDATTPDGQTFTTGPEGWVNFIDKDFPLVRDELSFGRTTPEQAYESLKKAAQEYE, encoded by the coding sequence ATGATGAAATGGAAGCGATTGCAGATTGTTGCGGCATTGCTGGTATGCTCCTTGCTGCTGGCAGCTTGCGGCGGCAAAGGAGATAACGCAGGAACAACGGCAGGCAATACTCCGGCTGTATCCAATTCAGCTTCAGAGAAAGTAAAATTGCGGGTGATGTGGTGGGGATCCCAACCACGCCACGAAGCTACGCTGAAAGCGCTAGAATTGTACACCGAGAAAAATCCGCACGTTACCTTCGAGCCTGAATACTCGGGAATGGACGGCTATCTCGATAAACTGTCTACTCAAGCGGCAGCTCACAACGAACCGGATATTATCCAAATGGATCCGGGCTGGATTTCCGACTGGACGTCCCGCAACCAATTGGAAGCGCTGGATGGCAAAGTTAATCTGGCTGACTTGACGCCAAGCCTTCTGCCGATTGGCCAAAAAGATGGCCAGCAATACGGCGTACCGCTCGGCTCGGTAGCCTTCGGTATGATCTATGACAAGGCTGCTTTGGAAAAAATGGGTGTAGCTGCACCACAGTACGGCTGGACGTGGGATGATTTCTTTGCCCTGGCGGAAGAAGTGAAGCCGAAGCTCGCTAAAGGCCAATATTTCACGCTCGACTATGCCGGCAACTACTTCATGTTCAGCGCCTATCACTACGCTAAAGGCAAAGGCACGCTGATCACCGAAGACGGCAAATTCAACATCGACGAAGCGACATTTCTGGAGTGGACGAAGAAATTCGAACAGCTGCGCAACGACGGCCTGATCCCTCCAGCGGATTTGAACGCGTCTGACAAGGAAATGGATCCAACAGCGGACCTGCTGGTTAACGGCAAAGTATTGTTCCGTTATTCTTTCTCCAACAACTACACGACTTGGGACAGCATGAAAGAAGGAGCATTCGATCTTATATCCATGCCGCGTGCCGAGGAAGCGGGCGGCTGGCTGAAGCCATCCATGTTCCTCAGCTTGTCTCCAAACTCGAAGCATAAGGAAGAAGCAGCGAAATTTATCGATTGGTTCATTAACGATCCAGAGGCAGGAAAAATTCTTGGAACGGCTCGCGGTGTACCTGCCAACGCGAAAATTGCAGAAAGCCTGATTCCGAACCTGTCTGAAGGCGAGAAAGTAGGCATGCAGCTGATCGACGCAACGACTCCGGACGGACAAACGTTTACGACGGGGCCGGAAGGCTGGGTTAACTTCATTGATAAAGACTTCCCGCTTGTGCGCGATGAGCTGAGCTTCGGCAGAACGACGCCAGAGCAAGCTTACGAGTCCTTGAAAAAAGCTGCGCAAGAATACGAGTAA
- a CDS encoding cache domain-containing sensor histidine kinase, giving the protein MTNPFKRYRIDLLFTLCFAGLITLVLASTVWISYAISSRELAENTSYYQKRLLEELNNEITGRLTSIEQVSLTTSRDNDLLAFLSGKDDMFDRYRRSMGIKQALAHLTYSIPQIQAIDLFLEQPQWGDNQSYIQFHQLEAAEEQPWYAALEKNDFAWSEEHQISTFKGEASVLSFSRKIYYNTRFMGILVVHVKADWIRSMLEGYSQDSNRILLDRNGRELLSVGKSMKEAGLVESDPRFTGESGVFRLHTQPNSIENLIVYSKVADSDWMIVEITPWKQITAGSLKLAGAIISIGIGALLLAFLLTLWLSRQFMKPIAQLVKAMKTYVVGGTQPELTSDYSNEFGVLFAGYRRLNERIEALYLSLAERYEQQRKAEIEALQANINPHFLYNTLDQLNWMAIAEGQDKMSRILELMGRMFRIGLSHGESFITIGEELTHVGCYLEIQQLRWEDGLEYEVHVSQELQKLFIPKMTLQPFVENSMIHGFNSRQSGKIVIQVTEEGERIRIVIEDDGIGLSHNHDKGNNRRKGGYGIRNVRERFSAYFGEDFDIALADGEHGGTVVSIVFPRLEEAPGKSER; this is encoded by the coding sequence ATGACTAATCCATTTAAAAGATACCGCATTGATCTTCTGTTCACCCTTTGCTTTGCCGGCCTGATCACGCTCGTGCTGGCCAGCACGGTATGGATCAGTTATGCCATATCCTCCCGCGAGCTGGCCGAGAATACGTCTTATTACCAGAAACGGCTGCTGGAGGAACTGAACAATGAAATTACGGGCAGGCTTACATCGATTGAGCAGGTCTCTCTGACGACTTCCAGAGATAACGATTTGCTTGCATTCCTGTCAGGCAAGGATGACATGTTCGATCGCTACCGGAGGTCGATGGGCATCAAGCAGGCACTGGCCCATCTAACCTATTCGATTCCGCAAATTCAGGCGATCGACTTGTTCCTGGAGCAGCCGCAATGGGGCGACAATCAGAGCTATATCCAGTTTCACCAGCTGGAAGCGGCGGAAGAGCAGCCCTGGTATGCGGCTCTGGAGAAGAACGACTTCGCTTGGTCAGAGGAACATCAGATTTCAACTTTTAAGGGAGAAGCCTCTGTGCTGAGTTTTTCCCGGAAAATTTATTATAATACGCGATTTATGGGCATTCTTGTCGTCCATGTGAAGGCCGATTGGATCCGCAGCATGCTCGAAGGGTATTCCCAAGATTCAAACCGCATCTTACTGGACAGAAACGGCAGGGAGCTGCTGAGTGTAGGGAAGTCTATGAAGGAAGCCGGGCTGGTAGAATCCGATCCGCGGTTTACCGGTGAATCCGGCGTGTTCCGTCTTCATACGCAGCCGAACAGTATCGAGAATCTCATCGTTTATTCCAAAGTAGCGGATTCCGACTGGATGATCGTCGAGATTACCCCGTGGAAGCAAATTACCGCGGGCAGCCTGAAGCTGGCCGGGGCGATTATTTCAATCGGCATCGGCGCCTTGCTGCTGGCTTTCCTGCTGACGCTCTGGCTCAGCCGCCAGTTTATGAAGCCCATTGCCCAGCTCGTCAAGGCGATGAAAACTTATGTCGTCGGGGGGACTCAGCCGGAGCTGACGAGCGATTATTCGAATGAGTTTGGCGTTCTGTTTGCGGGCTACCGCAGGCTGAATGAGCGGATTGAGGCGCTTTATTTGTCGCTTGCCGAGCGTTATGAGCAGCAGCGCAAGGCCGAAATTGAAGCGCTGCAGGCGAATATCAACCCGCATTTTCTCTATAATACGCTGGATCAGCTGAATTGGATGGCGATCGCGGAAGGCCAGGACAAAATGAGCCGCATCCTGGAGCTGATGGGCCGTATGTTCCGCATCGGCTTGTCTCATGGAGAAAGCTTCATTACGATTGGCGAAGAGCTTACGCACGTCGGTTGTTATTTGGAAATCCAGCAGCTAAGATGGGAGGACGGGCTAGAATACGAGGTGCATGTATCTCAAGAATTGCAGAAGCTATTTATTCCGAAGATGACACTCCAGCCCTTTGTAGAAAATTCGATGATCCACGGGTTCAATTCCAGACAAAGCGGCAAAATCGTCATTCAAGTGACAGAAGAGGGCGAACGCATCCGCATCGTCATCGAGGACGATGGGATCGGACTTTCCCATAATCATGATAAGGGGAATAATCGGCGCAAGGGCGGGTATGGTATACGGAACGTAAGGGAAAGATTCTCGGCTTATTTTGGCGAAGACTTCGATATTGCGCTTGCGGACGGCGAGCATGGAGGGACGGTCGTGTCGATTGTGTTCCCGCGGTTGGAAGAAGCACCGGGCAAAAGTGAAAGATAA
- a CDS encoding carbohydrate ABC transporter permease, with protein MTQSKWKGLTRHAMLIIFSLIMVYPVIWWIGASLKSNQELSSPSLFPTVPQWSNYVKGWHSVPGFTFTDFYINTFYLIIAVIIVTVISSTLVAFGFARLDFPLRGFWFSLLMLTLMLPGQVLIIPQYAMFHQFGWVNTYLPFIVPHALAGGAGGTFFVFLLIQFIRGIPRELDESAKIDGCNWFGIYWRIIMPLMKPSIVTVIIFCFLWNWDDFLGHLLYINSVDKYTVGLALRMINDSQGGAEWGQLLAMSLVSILPATLLFSSAQKYFVEGVATTGIKG; from the coding sequence ATGACCCAATCAAAATGGAAAGGTTTAACTCGTCATGCAATGCTCATCATATTCAGCTTGATTATGGTCTACCCGGTCATTTGGTGGATCGGCGCTTCTTTGAAAAGCAACCAGGAGCTGAGCTCCCCGTCGCTTTTCCCGACCGTACCCCAGTGGTCCAACTACGTTAAAGGCTGGCATTCGGTTCCCGGCTTTACGTTTACCGATTTCTATATCAATACCTTCTATTTAATTATCGCGGTGATTATCGTGACGGTTATTTCCAGTACACTGGTCGCTTTTGGATTCGCCAGACTGGACTTCCCGCTGCGGGGCTTCTGGTTCTCGCTGCTCATGCTCACGCTGATGCTGCCGGGACAGGTGCTAATTATTCCGCAGTATGCGATGTTCCACCAGTTCGGCTGGGTCAATACGTATTTGCCATTTATCGTACCCCACGCTTTAGCCGGGGGAGCGGGAGGAACCTTCTTCGTATTCCTGCTGATCCAATTCATTCGCGGTATTCCGCGGGAGCTGGATGAATCGGCAAAAATCGACGGCTGCAACTGGTTTGGAATCTATTGGAGAATCATCATGCCGCTGATGAAGCCATCGATCGTTACCGTCATCATCTTCTGCTTCCTCTGGAACTGGGATGATTTCCTCGGTCACCTGCTGTACATTAACTCTGTAGATAAATACACGGTAGGCCTGGCTCTGCGGATGATTAACGACTCTCAGGGCGGCGCGGAATGGGGACAATTGCTAGCTATGTCGCTTGTGTCCATCCTGCCGGCAACGCTGCTGTTCAGCTCCGCTCAGAAGTACTTCGTCGAGGGCGTCGCTACGACTGGAATTAAAGGCTAG
- a CDS encoding carbohydrate ABC transporter permease has product MERTTPLANGTPERKKPFLKRWDSPIAGYLFISPWLIGFLALTAYPMLLSLYYSFTNYTLMKPIEWIGMENYNRIFTADEKFVQSVKITFYYVLASVPLKLIAALLVAMLLNKAVRGISVYRTAIYFPSLIGGSIAVSLLWKNIFGVDGFFNKVLGVFGIPGTGWVTNPDTALWSLIVLSVWQFGSSMVIFLAGLKQIPNDLYEASSVDGAGKIRQFFNITLPMLSPTLYFNLIMGVINSFQVFTPAYVITAGGPMNSTYVYALYLYERAFSRYQLGYSSSLAWIMLLMIVVAAVAINVTSKYWVFYESDSQGGKKRK; this is encoded by the coding sequence ATGGAACGTACAACACCTTTAGCTAACGGGACGCCTGAGCGTAAAAAGCCATTTCTCAAGCGTTGGGACTCTCCCATTGCAGGATATCTGTTTATTTCCCCATGGCTGATCGGGTTTTTGGCGTTGACAGCCTACCCGATGCTGTTGTCCCTATATTATTCCTTCACCAACTATACTTTAATGAAACCGATCGAATGGATCGGTATGGAAAACTACAACCGTATCTTTACGGCAGACGAGAAATTCGTCCAATCGGTCAAAATCACGTTTTATTACGTACTGGCCTCGGTACCGCTGAAGCTCATTGCCGCGCTGCTTGTGGCCATGCTGCTGAATAAGGCGGTGCGCGGGATTTCGGTCTACCGGACGGCCATTTACTTTCCGTCCTTGATCGGGGGAAGTATCGCTGTTTCCCTGCTGTGGAAAAACATCTTTGGCGTGGACGGCTTCTTCAACAAAGTCCTCGGCGTTTTCGGTATTCCAGGCACAGGCTGGGTGACGAACCCGGATACGGCGCTCTGGTCGCTGATTGTATTGTCCGTTTGGCAGTTCGGCTCTTCGATGGTTATTTTCCTCGCGGGTCTGAAGCAGATTCCGAATGATCTGTATGAAGCTTCCTCGGTGGACGGAGCGGGCAAGATCAGACAATTTTTCAATATTACGCTGCCGATGCTATCGCCAACCTTGTACTTTAACCTGATTATGGGGGTCATTAACTCCTTCCAGGTGTTTACGCCAGCGTACGTCATTACGGCCGGAGGTCCAATGAACTCCACTTATGTGTATGCGCTTTACTTGTATGAGCGGGCGTTCAGCCGTTATCAGCTCGGATATTCCTCCTCCTTGGCCTGGATTATGCTGCTGATGATCGTTGTTGCCGCCGTAGCCATTAACGTGACATCGAAATACTGGGTGTTCTACGAATCCGACAGCCAAGGAGGGAAAAAGAGAAAATGA